A section of the Ammospiza caudacuta isolate bAmmCau1 chromosome 28, bAmmCau1.pri, whole genome shotgun sequence genome encodes:
- the MRPL34 gene encoding large ribosomal subunit protein bL34m: MRSGVIGGRSKMAALGPVWARAGGSSFSLLRGFPFPLLPNAPEPLPGTSNAAVLCRVLAPAWNFRQIRGKSRGNEYQPNNWKRKKTHGWIKRISTPGGVAVILRRMLKGRKSLSH, from the exons ATGAGAAGCGGCGTTATTGGCGGGCGGAGCAAAATGGCGGCGCTGGGCCCGGTGTGGGCGCGGGCAGGGGGCAGCAG CTTTTCCCTGCTGCGAGGTTTTCCTTTCCCGCTGCTCCCAAACGCTCCGGAGCCTCTTCCCGGGACTTCCAACGCCGCCGTTCTCTGCCGCGTCTTGGCCCCAGCATGGAATTTCCGACAAATCCGTGGAAAATCCCGGGGGAACGAGTACCAGCCCAACAACTGGAAGCGGAAGAAGACTCATGGCTGGATCAAACGGATCAGCACTCCCGGCGGGGTCGCCGTGATCCTGCGGCGGATGCTGAAGGGCAGGAAATCCCTGAGCCACTGA
- the DDA1 gene encoding DET1- and DDB1-associated protein 1 — MADFLKGLPVYNKSNFSRFHADSVCKASNRRPSVYLPTREFPSEQIIVTEKTNILLRYLHQQWDKKNAAKKREQEQGELEGENSAPPRKIARTGSQDMTEDT; from the exons ATG GCAGATTTCCTGAAGGGACTCCCGGTGTACAACAAGAGCAACTTCAGCAGGTTCCATGCGGATTCCGTCTGCAAGGCTTCC AACCGCCGGCCCTCGGTGTATTTGCCCACCAGAGAATTCCCCTCGGAACAGA TTATCGTGACAGAGAAGACAAACATCCTCCTGCGCTACCTCCACCAGCAGTGGGACAAAAAG AATGCGGCCAAGAAGCGCGAGCAGGAGCAGGGCGAGCTCGAGGGCGAGAACTCGGCCCCGCCGCGCAAAATCGCCCGGACCGGCAGCCAGGACATGACCGAGGACACTTAA